In Nocardia sp. NBC_00403, the DNA window CATCGCGTTGGCATGGTGATTGCGTCCCGTCATGATGCACGAACGCGATGGCGAACACAGCGCTGTCGTATGCATGTTGTTGTACAGCAATCCGCCCTTGGCCAGGGCGTCCAAATGCGGCGTGGCTATCGGACTGCCGTAACAACCGAGCTGTCCGAACCCGGTGTCATCGAGCACAATGAACAGCACGTTCGGCGCACCCAGTGCAGGCCGCACCGGTTGCGGCCAAGCGGGACTCGACACATCGGCCGTCCGACCGATGACTCCAGGAAAAGCAGTTCCCGGCCGGTATTCCTTCGGTGACATCTCCTCGATCCTCCGTCCCGCCGACCGGCATACATCCGGCCGATCGGCGCGTAGGTTCTTGCCGATGTTGCCCGCGGTCACGCCGTGAGACTGGTCGCCGCCAGCCTTCTCCGGAGCAATACGCGCAGTCCCGCATCCTCGACGAGGAATCTCAGCGCTGTGACTTGCCGGCTTCCTGCTCTGGGGCACGTGCGGCGACCTTGCGGAAACGGCGTTGAGGAAACATCGACGCTCCGACGGAAAATCTGGACAGCGCACCTGTTAACGACGGGTGAGGTCGCTCCGTGAGCCGTCACCGTTGATGGCTCCGCACATGTCAAAGGGAGACAAGGCCACTCAGCAAAACAACCTGGGAGGACCAACGCCACCCATGCATCCAATTATGTTCTTTTCGACCCACTCAGTACTGCAATGGCGCACTGAAAATAGTAGCCGACCAGTAGCTTAACGGCCAGTGAGCAAGGGGACGCCCTTGTCCTGCACGAGCCGGGAACGCGGCCTGCGCACGGCCGGGAGGACCGCCCGCGAAAGGCCGAAGCCTCCAGAGCGATCGTCGGCTACCTCCACAGGTGGGCCCGAACGCCCGACTCGTGGGTGAGGGCGAGGAATGCATCGTCCTCGGTCCGGATCCCGGCCTGCCGGCGATCCAGCTCGCAGTACACCGTGGCACCGCGAACAGTCGGTCACACGCAGTATTGGCAGGTGCCGCTGGCGGGGAGCTCGATGAAGCACTGGGCGCACACCGCGGCGCGGGTCGGCTGCGGCTTGACCTCGGCTTGTCCCGCAGCGCGCGCCGAACGGTGGCTCGCCACCTTGGGAGTGAGCGGCGGGACGCCTTCACCGGCCGGCATCTCGGCCCCGTGGTGCAGGTAGCACTGCCAACGAGCGTAGGCGGCATGCAGCTCGAGATCGTCCGGAATCGGCAGTCCGGCGAGTTCCAGTACGTACTTATAGGTTTCGCCGACGGTTTGGTTCTGCCGTACACACAGCGCGGTGAGCGGCGGCTCGCCCGCCTTGTGGCAGCGCCGGGCGATCTTGCGCAGGATGGCATCCATCCAGGTGCGCGTCGGCGCCTCGGTGTACACACCGGACGCCTCCTGCACGCGCTCGGCCAACTCGGCGACAGTGATGAAATGCCCATACCCGGTGGCGATCTCGGACAATTCCGCGTGCGCGGCCAGCATCCACGCCATCGTCGCCTCGCGCAATGGCACGGCAGCACCATCGCCGGCCCGCCATGCTCCTGCCACCGTGGGTATCGAATTCCTCATCACCCGAATAAGTTATCGCGTCGGTACGAGCTGACGAAATAGCCTCGCGAGGCTGATCTGCACATGATTCGAATCATGAGAGCTATGCCACTTCCACCCGCTCGCCGCGAGCGGCATGCCACGACGACGGCCGTCACAGAATCGATGCCTGCCGTATCACCGAACCGCCGCGAATCGAGACCGGCGAACCGTTCGCTGCGGCCGGTGCGCCGGCATTCCGGAGCTGAACCCGTCCCCCCATCGCCGAAGCCGATCGGCGCGCTCTCGGCGGGAATCGAAACTGACTGCGAAAGGAGGATGTGGACGCCACTGCACCGGGCCAGTGGCCGGAAGCCGACTGGCCGGAGCTGAAGGTAGAGAATTACATGGCCAAGACGGCTGGTACCGAACTACACCGCAATAGAGACGTTCGGAATTGAGTTCTTAAAGACGCCCGCGTTGGCCGCACGCTCATCCCAACTCTCCTTGGCGCATCTTTCGTAGTAATGAGCGAAAGCCTCAGCGCCTTTCTCAGGCGATATTGCGGCGTTACTTCTGAATATCGCCCAGCTATCTTTTTCGGAGGTTACAGATTCATGCATCATGTAATCAACTTGCTTATGCCAGTCGAGCCATTGATCGCCCGCGAAAGCGTGCAGCCCGTCGTCTCTGCCCCCTTCCCACTGGATCAGGCCTATGGCACCTTCACCCTTATTTACAGCGCCGGTGTTGAAGCTGGATTCGGTCAGCATATTACCAAGAATGGCAACCGCTTCATTGTGCGTCAGGAAGTATGGCTTACCCCTGAGGTATTGATAGATTTCCTCTGCGGTCGCCTGCTGGCCGGCGTCTATCGGCTTGGGGGTCCCGGAACCGTTGTACGAGGCCGGACTAGCTGTGCCGGAGCCACCATAGCCACCAGAGCCGCCCCAGCCACCAGATGCCGGAATGCCCCTCCCACTATCGGAGGGAGCGGAGCCGCCGATACCGGCAGCATGTTGCTTGATCTTCTCCTGGGCATCCTCGACCTTGTCATGGGTCTTGTGGACAGCCCCGCCCACGGCCGACATGAGGTCTACCTCGGCCTTCGCCGTCAGATACTTCGGAGGGTTCGGATTGTCCTTTGTCGGGGGATCCTGAACCGGAGCAGGTGCATCGTTCAACGCTTTCTTGAGTGCCTCGACATAATCCTGGATGTCGGCGAACGCGCTCCCTGCGATTCCGGATGTCGCAAAGGCAGAGGTGTCTACGCCTTTATCGCTGACATGTATCGCGTCTTTGGCGGCGGTGACCGTCTTCCCCAACTCACCAAGATTCTTGACCATCACGCTGCCGTTATCCTCGTCGAGGTCGACGACCTTACCGTCGCCTTCCAATCGCTTCGAGAAATCGGGAACCGTGGTGTTCCCCGAACCGAGCACCTCCAGTGAGGCCTCGATCGCCCTCCCGCCCCAATCGATGAAGAACCGCAGCGCTTCCGACGACCCATCGGGATGCTTCAGGGGCATGACATCGTAACGCTCGCCGGTCATCGGGGGCTCCGCTTCTCGGGTACCGCCATCGCATCCTCTGCTCACTACAGGACTGTCAGGCCACCGTGTGGCCCCCTTCCTCAACTGCCCTCTTCAAGTATCAATCATCCCCCATGTTGGGAAAGCGGCGTGCGAAACTCAGGTTGGCGCCTACGCCGACCGCGTGAGGCGTGGGCCGCGGGCGTGCCACCACCGACGCCACACCGAGCACGTCTGAGCTGGTCGACGTCCTCCAACAGACAGTGGGCTTGATACGGGCGCATTTCGCTGCCGCCACAGCACAATTGGGCGCGACTCCGCTGCAAGCCAAGGCGCAGCGCCAACTGGCCGAACCAATCACGGTGAAAGACCTGTCGGCCCGCTTGGGCGCCGATGTCTCCAACACGGCCGCCACGGTCGATCGGCTCGAGTCACAGGGCCTGGTCCGCAAGGAACCCCACCCCACCGACCGGCGCGCCCGGATAGTGACCCTCACCGCAACGGCCACCGCATACTCGGCAAACTCGAACCAGTCCGCGTTCGGCAAAGTCCCCCCGCTCGAGACCTTCGACCCCCGACAACGGCACGAGCTGTACGCCTACCGAAGCGCGCAACCTCGACCTGACCGGCACCGACCAGACGGAAACGACCGCAGGATGTGGCACTCGGCAGCGTCTGGACTCGGTCGAGAGCGGCAACTTCGAGGGGCGATCGATCGGAGATATTCTGGTTTCAGTTTGCTTGTCCCGTCCAAGTGAGGAGGGTCGGCATGTCGGCGTATCCAGACCCGCAAGATCCCCGAGTCCAAGAGGACATTCGAGAAGCGGTGCAGCGGGCACGTGAGTCGGCACTGAACTCGTCCATGTCCGAACAGGACATCACCAATATGGCCGCCGGCTATCTGGGGGTGGCCGACGCGAGCGCCCCGGGCATCGAGCTCGACATCCAACGTGAAGTGCGTCGCCAGTCCGGCACCGACTGGACCGTCCAAGACCGACGCGGCCGCTACGAGGGGCCACCACCCATCACACCGGCGGAACACAGCCCCGGGATGAGCGCCCCGGACCCGGTCTTCGGCGTGCGGGTGGACCATTGGTGCACCGACGAAGAAATCCAGGGCATTCAGGGCTACGCCATCTACGACAACACCATGATGCAGAGCCGCTACGACCCCACCTGCTCGTCAGAGTTCTACGACGGTTACCTCACCGCGCTCGCGGGCCTGATGCAATCCGTGGCCCCCCACGACACACTCGACCGCTATCGTTCGGTCGTCGAAACAATCGACGGAACTTTCAAGACCTGGCCGGGCACCCAGGACAGATCCACCGGTGCCGCCCTCGCGTTGACAAACGCCTGGGAGTACGCCAATTCCGGCGCCTCGGTAATACAGATCCTCGCCCACCTACGCGGCGAGATAGCCTGCATCGCCGATTGTTTCCAAATAGCTCGCGCCGACGGCCTGTAATCCGCGCGGGAGCACGCCGCCGAGCCCACACGATGCTCGAGACCAGCAGTGGGTGCGGTGACATCCAAGATTTCCCATGAAATCCGCCAGACCAGCCTGCTCACCAGCACGATCCGACTGGCGACTGCGGACCTCGGTCAGCGGGTCGGGACTTTGCCCCCATAAAACACCTGAAACCAGCCACGCTGACCGCCGCAGTATCAGGAATCGAATGCGATGAAGACTGTTGCGACCATCAGTGCGACCGGCGCGAACGATGCCGTTACGGCGATTCCGAACCGGCGCGTACGTCTGTTGGTAGCCGCTGCGAGACAAACTCCCGACAGCGCCGCGAACACGACGATCCAGATCGTCCAATAGCCCGCTGTTCGAACGAGCCCATCGGGTCCGGTAATCCCGAGTGCTCGTTGCAACATACGGACGATCCTCGGAAAGCCATACAAACCCGTCAGCCATCCGACGACAAACCCGCCGATAATCTGAACGGCGCCGATCAATCCCGCCGCAAGCGACCGACCGCCTTTCACCGGTGTCGTCCGCGGCGGCTCGGCATCGCCTGCAAGGTCAGCACGCCGCTCTGATGAAGACTCGGCTGGAGTCGCCTCCGAGGTCATGAAAAACAACCCATCTGGTCGGGATCCGGTACGCTTCCTGCGAATGCTCGTTTCCGGTGCCGGATTCGATCATGTCGTAGTCGGCACTGTCACTCCAGTACAATTTCCAATGATCCGGAACTCCGGATTCGAACCGATCCAGTCCGGATTCGCGCTTGAACTCGGCAATATCGTCGTCTGGAATATCTACGACTGCCACCGATACCTGGTCTCCGAAGAGTACCTGATCGTCGTACTCCACCAGTTCGGAGCCGGGCGGAAACGTGAATTCCCCACACGAGGCGATTGACCGCAGGTCGGCGGCCTTGGTCGAGCAGCCGCAGGCAGCGGCCAGCACAACCCCGAGGAGTATCACCCGGAGCAGCCGGCGGTTCCCTGGCGTCACAGCGCCTGAGCCCGGGTCTCGACCGATGACGACTGTCCCCTGGTGACGAAACTCCGAGCCCATCCGGCCTCTTCGAGCTGCCGCATGTGGTTACCGATGTTGTTGGCGATATTCGCCTTCAAATTCCCGAACGGTATCCAGGTGTGGGTGTCGAAATTGTAGTAGTCCCAGACATAGGCTTTGTAACTTATTTCGGCGCGGAGGCCGTCGGCGGACTCACGGACGATGGTATCGCTGCCGACCGCAACCGAGAAGTGTCCGATAGAGAATGCGACGTCCGGATCATTGGTGGGCCCACCTGGATGCCAATTGGAGGTCAGCTCCCGCATCGTTCCCACCTGCGGGTCCCGCCGCGCCTGCTCGATGATCGAGTCCAGGCAGATCGAAATCGCGGTCTTCACGTTCTCGGTAGCGACCACCTTCAGGAAGTACTCGTTCTTCATCGGATACTCGGACGTCGGGCCGGGATTCGACAGATAGAAGGCGAACAGATCTCGTGAAAAATCGTATCCCGAGCTGTCGAAATACTCCATCGCGATGGCGGCATCGACCATCTTGTACGTCCTGGCCTCGGTCTTGTCCAAGATGCCAGAATTGGACCCGTAGGCTGCCACATTGAGCTTTTCCGGGTCAGCTGGCGGATGCAATGCTGTTCTCCCACCATACGTTGTCACCGAATCCGTACCGTACGACGCCCATATCCACAACCGCCTTTTCCGGAACCTCGAATTCACTAGCGTCGAACGACGGGATCTCCCGACCCGGCACGTAGTCCATCGCCTGGGAAATTCGTTCGACGATCGTCGTTATTGCGTCTTTCCTGGCATCCGCCGATTTCCTCAGCGCATCGACCGCAGCTGCGATCTCCGATTTCATGGACGCCCGGATGGGCTGTTCGACCAGCTGAGCCCAGTCCCCTAGCGGAAGCCTGAACCCGAGAAAGCTCATCGACTGGGCGAGCCCGCCGGCCAGTCCCATCGCCTGGTTGTAAACCAGCCGCTCGAGACATGCGCCAGCGTTCTCGACGATCTTCGCCACCACATCCAGGTCGGTGCCCCGCTCCGCCACCGATTGCCCGAGCGTGGACGCGCTCGTCCCGAATGCCTGCGATGCATCCCCGGACCAGCTGCTCTGCAACCATCTGGTGCCGGCGCCGACGTTCTCCGAGGCCACGTAATCGTTGATGCCGAGCAGGCCGATCCGCTTGCCGACGGCTTGCAACGCCTCCCAGTCCGCTACCAGCGGGGTGAGGTAGTCCGCGGCCGGCTTCATCCCGATCGCCGCGCTCAACGCCTCGTCGTACCCGGAAATGTGTTCGATTGCGGTCGTCACCACCTGACGGACCGTGTATTGCTCCTCCTGTACGTCTGAGAGAGTCGGCAGCTGTAGTCCACTGAATCGTTTGACACCGTCGCCAGAACGACCTGAGACACCGGTGTCACCGAAGGCGTTCACCGAGGCCACCGACAGAGCATTCGCGGAGGTGTCGTCGGTTGTTCGGTACTTCGTCGCCGCTGTGGCGAGGTTCTCGCCCAGCGTGCCGACGGTCGCCAGATCTGTTTGTTGTGCTGCGGATATCGCGTTCCGGAACTTCTCGAAGGATGGCGCCAGCGTGGCGATGAGTCCTGCCGCCCCGGTGGGGAGCGCCACGGCAGGCAGCAGGCGTGCGGTGTTCGACGCGAGAGTTGTGCCGAGATCCCGCAGGTCCAGCTCGAATCCCGCCAGGTTGGCCACATCGACCATGAAATCGGTCATGCCGACTCCGCAGCATCCCAGTCGGTTCGGGCGATGGGCCGACGACTGACTGGACTACGCCGGCCAACACCACAGCGCGGTTGAATCATGTGCCCCCACTTTCATTCTGACAGCGACCCTACCCCCGAGGCGGGCCCGCCACCAGCCTGGCCCGATCACGCCGGGCGAGCCGGTCTCGGCCCCAAATCAGCGAAAGGCGTTCTGAGCTAGCATGATTCGACTTCATCCGAATTTCGCCGAGGTGTTCGGGTCGGTCATGTCGAACCCGACGGCACCCCGGCTGATCGCCACAATCACTTACCCGACCGGCAACCCGGGTGGCACAAGGCCGGGCACAAGCGCGCACAACGCGCCAGCGACAAGCCGCACGGGCCGGTCTCCCAAACGCAGTCCCGGTGAAGCGAATCCTTGCCACGGGAAAGTAACGTCGCTCGTTCGGCGTGTCGGTGTTGGGGTACCACCCAACGCAACCATCCGGGATCTATTGCACCACAGTAGATTTGAACCCTTAGCCATTGCCGCTACTTCCTGCGTCGTGACATGCTTCCCATCGTGGAGGACGCTTGCTGGGCCTGTGTGGTTCTGGGCAGAGCAATTGCCCGGAGTGCGGGGATCCGGACGAGCAGAATGTTCCCGCTGCGGCGGATTCGGGGGCAGGAGGTGTAGAGAGCGCCTCGGCTCCGGAGTCGACCCGTATGACGATCGGAGGCGCTGTCATACATGTGGTGGAGCACGCAACGAGGACTGCGCAACGTGCCATGGCTCCAGTGTGGAACCCTGCCTGCAATGCCTCGGCGTCAGCGACTGCACAAGCTGCGGAGGCAGTGACTGGATGTGATCGGAAACCGCTGAAAAGACGAAGGCTCGGTCCGCACGGACCGAGCCTTCTCAGTGGAGCTAAGGGGAATCGAACCCCTGACCTTCTCGATGCGAACGAGACGCGCTACCAACTGCGCTATAGCCCCGTGCGGCTCCGGGGAACCGCGCTGTGACACTGTATCAGTAGCGGGGCTCAGACTCCGAATCGGCCCGTTGACCTGCACGTATGCGATTAGGCGCCGGACGCCCTTCGCATGTCGCCGGTGCGGTTGCGGACGGCGCGGGCGATGGCGGCGTCGAAGGTTTCCAGGTGTTCGAACATGGGGTCTTCGTCGTCGGTCTCGAGCCGGGCGGAGCGGCGGCGCAGGGCGCGGGCGGTGTCGCGGTCCATGGCCTGCTGCCTGGCCTGCTTCTCGGTGTGGTGCGGGACGTGCTCGGCCTGCTCGCGGCCGCGGCCGAGGCGCGCGGCCCTGCGGCGGCGGATCTCCTCTTCCATGCGGACCTGCTTACGCAGGTACGCCAGGTAGGTCACCAGCACGACTGCCGACAAGCCGCAGGCCCACCAGAACAGCGATGCCACCGCGATGCCGAGGCCGCCGAACATGACGGCGCTCAGGAGGAGCCCGAGCACGGCGCGCTGACGGAAGGTGTAGCGGGCCGCGCGGGCGATCGCGTCGGCCTCTGGATCGAAGCCGCCGCGGCCGCGCCGGGTGGGGACGAAATCCGGGTCGGCCGAATCGGATTCGGTGTCGTCGTCGGTGTCGAGGTACTGTGCGGGCGCGGCCGAGCGCGCCGGGGGGATCCGGGCCGCCGGATCGGTGCGCTCATCGGCCACGAGGTCATCATCGACCGCCGCACCGGCGTTCGCAGCGATTCCGGCCGCGGCGATGTCGATACTGCCCGATTCGGTATGGAATTCACCGTCGACGCCATCGGATTCCGGCTCGGCATCATCGAATTCGGCCTCCGCAGCGCCGAGTTCGTTCGCACGATCGTCGAGCTCGTCATCGAGCTCATCGATGTCGGCCTCGGCCTCGGCCTCGGCGATAGCGATATCGGAATCGGATGCAGCAGATCGGGATTCACGAGGGGTGCCGCCCTCGAGCTCCAGTGTTTCGCTTCGTAGAGACTGTTCGTCGTCGATATCGGTGACGGGCTCGTCGGCCGGTGTTGTCATCCGGTCCTCCGCATCATCACTATGGGGATGCTTTCTCTGCACGCGGGTCGGCCGATAATCGGGATCACTGTCGTGCCCTGCGGCCGGTCCACTTTTCGGGCGCCGCTTGGAATCTCCGCGGTGCAATACACGGGTCGCCAGCGCCGCGTCGGTCGTCTGCCGGATTCTCGGGTGCCGGTCGGCGAGTATCGGAAACAGGACGAAGACCCAGAGAATGACGAGGCCGATCCACAGAATTGAATTCGGCATATCGCCTCAGCACCTCCGTCCCCGCCTGGGTTGTCCGTTCGGCCTTCGACCGGTTGCTCCGCTCCCCATCGCGGTGCGTTCGCTCGCCGCAAAACGCACTCGGACTCCACGGAAGTCCGGTCGCCGCCAAGCGTTTCGGCGAGTTCGCCGGACGCCTCGCAGGCTCCCTGCCGATGACGCAAGACGCACCACCGACGTCCGTAGGTTAATTCCGTGGCGCGGCGAGATCCGTCAGGCGCGCCGTGCACATCTGCCACACCTGTCACACAAATCGGCAAAAACCACGCTCAAAGCAAGGTTGCGCGGCCGTCGCGGACCAGGCGGTCGACCACTGTTCCGGCCACCTCCTCGACGGTGATACCGACGAGCAGGTGATCGCGCCAAGCTCCATCTACGTCCAGATACCGCTCGAGCAGACCTTCCTGGCGGAATCCGACATTGCGCAGCACGGCCTGGCTCGCCAGGTTCTCCGGGCGGACGGTCGCTTCGACGCGGTGCAGTCCGGCGGGTCCGAAGCAATGGTCGAGGCCGAGGGCGAGGGCGGCGGTTGCGACGCCCTGGCCGCCGAGGTCCTTGGCCACCCAGTAGCCGATCCAAGCCGAGCGCAGTGCGCCGCGCACGATATTGCCGATGGTCAGCTGGCCGCTGAAGGTGCCGTCCACCTCGATGACCAACGGAATCATCGCGCCCCGACGGGCTTCCGCCTTCAGGCTCGACCACAGCGACGGCCAGTTCGACGCATGGTTGCGCGCCTCCCACGCGCCCCGACCGGTCGGCTCCCACGGCTCCAGGTGCGCCCGATCGCGCAGCCGGATCCGGCTCCACGCTGCGGCGTCGCGCAGTCGCACCGGCCGCAACGTCACCTGACCCGCCGCGACGCGCAGCGGTCCGAGATGCGCGGGCCATCCGGGATGCTGCGTGACCCGGAACACGTTCATCGACTCCACGCCTCAGCCGCGCTGTGCGAGAAAAGCGACTCGGACCTCGTCACCGGTGCGGATCTCGGTGTCGTCCGGATCGATCACGATCAGGCTGTTGGCCTCGGCCAGCGTCGCGAGCAGATGCGAGGAGGAGCCCGCGCCGCCGCCGAGCGGTTGGACGAGGTAGTCGCCCGTGGTCTCGTCGCGCATGAGTTGCGCGCGCAGATAGCCTTTGCGTCCGGCCATCGAGGAGATCGGGGTGATGGTCCTGGCCCGGATGATCCGGCGCATCGGATGCCTGCGCCCAAGCGCGATCCGGATCAAGGGACGCACCATCACCTCGAAAACCACTAGTGCGCCAACGGGATTCGAGGGCAGTAGGAAGGTGGGCACCTCGTCACGGCCGAGCCGCCCGAAGCCCTGGACCGAACCGGGGTGCATGGCGACCCGCGCGATCTCCAACTCACCGAGACCTTCGAGCGCTTCCCTGACCTGTTCGGACGCCCAGCCGCCGATGGCCCCGGCGATCACCACGACCTCGGAACGAACAAGCTGACCTTCGACCACATCGCGTAGTCGCCGCGGATCTGCGCTCACGATGCCGACCCGATTGACATCGGCGCCCGCGTCACGGGCAGCGGCGGCCAATGCGTAGGAGTTCACGTCGTAGACCTGGCCGGGGCCGGGCGTGCGATCGATGTCGATCAGCTCGCCGCCGACGGAGATCACCGAGAGCCGGGGCCGCGGATGCACGAGCACCTTGTCCTGGCCGACGGCCGCGAGCAGTCCGACCTGCGCCGCACCGATGATGGTTCCCGCGCGCACCGCGACGTCGCCCGGCTGCACATCGTCGCCGATGCGCCGCACGTAGTCGCCGGAACGCACCGGCTCGTACACCTTGATCCTGGCCCGGCCACCATCGGTGAAGTCCAGCGGCAGAACGGCATCCGCCAAAGTCGGCAGCGGCGCACCGGTATCGACCCGAACGGTCTGGCGCGGTTGCAGCCTGCTCGGCTGCTTGGAACCGGCGACCACCTCGCCGACTACCGGCAAGGTGAGATCGACCAACTCGCCATCTTCATTGCGGATATCCGAACCGGCGGCGGCCACATCGACACTGCGCACCGCGTAGCCGTCGATGGCGGCCTGATCGAAGCCGGGCAACGGCCGCTCGGTGACGACGTCCTCGGCACACAGCAGGCCCTGGGCCTCGGAAATCGCGACCCGGACCGGCCGGGGCGCGACCGCCGCGGCGGTCACCTTGATCTGCTGATCCTCAACCGAGCGCATCCAGCCCTTCCTGATCTCTTCGCACCCAACCCGGATTCCGCATCAGCGCAACTCGGTTCGGTGCGCCCGACCGTGTCCGATCGGCGGCGTTCCCGGGGCCCTTCGTGGTCACGCAAGCTGCTGCCTCAGTGCCCGTCGCGCACGCCGCAATGAACCATCATTCGTACCCGACAGTCCACTATCGGCGAAACCCGACGCCCACCCGCGTTAGTCGTACGTTGTCAGCTGCGGATCCCAATCCGAACTCAGCCGATGCTGCAGCCACTCCCGCAAGGCGGGGCCGTATTCCTCTCGTTCCAAAGCGAAATCGACCGCAGCACGAAGATAACCGCCCGGGTTGCCCAAATCGTGGCGCGACCCACGGTGGACCACCACATGGACCGGATGGCCCTCCTCGATGAGCAGCGCGATCGCGTCGGTGAGTTGCAATTCTCCACCCGCGCCCGGCGTGATCCGGCGCAGCGCGTCGAAAATGGCGCGGTCCAACAGATATCGGCCCGCGGCCGCGAAGGTGGAGGGCGCGTCGGCGAGAGCAGGCTTTTCCACCATGCCGTTGACACGCAGCAC includes these proteins:
- a CDS encoding phage tail tip lysozyme, whose amino-acid sequence is MTGERYDVMPLKHPDGSSEALRFFIDWGGRAIEASLEVLGSGNTTVPDFSKRLEGDGKVVDLDEDNGSVMVKNLGELGKTVTAAKDAIHVSDKGVDTSAFATSGIAGSAFADIQDYVEALKKALNDAPAPVQDPPTKDNPNPPKYLTAKAEVDLMSAVGGAVHKTHDKVEDAQEKIKQHAAGIGGSAPSDSGRGIPASGGWGGSGGYGGSGTASPASYNGSGTPKPIDAGQQATAEEIYQYLRGKPYFLTHNEAVAILGNMLTESSFNTGAVNKGEGAIGLIQWEGGRDDGLHAFAGDQWLDWHKQVDYMMHESVTSEKDSWAIFRSNAAISPEKGAEAFAHYYERCAKESWDERAANAGVFKNSIPNVSIAV
- a CDS encoding MarR family winged helix-turn-helix transcriptional regulator; this encodes MKDLSARLGADVSNTAATVDRLESQGLVRKEPHPTDRRARIVTLTATATAYSANSNQSAFGKVPPLETFDPRQRHELYAYRSAQPRPDRHRPDGNDRRMWHSAASGLGRERQLRGAIDRRYSGFSLLVPSK
- the sepX gene encoding divisome protein SepX/GlpR yields the protein MPNSILWIGLVILWVFVLFPILADRHPRIRQTTDAALATRVLHRGDSKRRPKSGPAAGHDSDPDYRPTRVQRKHPHSDDAEDRMTTPADEPVTDIDDEQSLRSETLELEGGTPRESRSAASDSDIAIAEAEAEADIDELDDELDDRANELGAAEAEFDDAEPESDGVDGEFHTESGSIDIAAAGIAANAGAAVDDDLVADERTDPAARIPPARSAAPAQYLDTDDDTESDSADPDFVPTRRGRGGFDPEADAIARAARYTFRQRAVLGLLLSAVMFGGLGIAVASLFWWACGLSAVVLVTYLAYLRKQVRMEEEIRRRRAARLGRGREQAEHVPHHTEKQARQQAMDRDTARALRRRSARLETDDEDPMFEHLETFDAAIARAVRNRTGDMRRASGA
- a CDS encoding GNAT family N-acetyltransferase, whose amino-acid sequence is MNVFRVTQHPGWPAHLGPLRVAAGQVTLRPVRLRDAAAWSRIRLRDRAHLEPWEPTGRGAWEARNHASNWPSLWSSLKAEARRGAMIPLVIEVDGTFSGQLTIGNIVRGALRSAWIGYWVAKDLGGQGVATAALALGLDHCFGPAGLHRVEATVRPENLASQAVLRNVGFRQEGLLERYLDVDGAWRDHLLVGITVEEVAGTVVDRLVRDGRATLL
- the glp gene encoding molybdotransferase-like divisome protein Glp, which produces MRSVEDQQIKVTAAAVAPRPVRVAISEAQGLLCAEDVVTERPLPGFDQAAIDGYAVRSVDVAAAGSDIRNEDGELVDLTLPVVGEVVAGSKQPSRLQPRQTVRVDTGAPLPTLADAVLPLDFTDGGRARIKVYEPVRSGDYVRRIGDDVQPGDVAVRAGTIIGAAQVGLLAAVGQDKVLVHPRPRLSVISVGGELIDIDRTPGPGQVYDVNSYALAAAARDAGADVNRVGIVSADPRRLRDVVEGQLVRSEVVVIAGAIGGWASEQVREALEGLGELEIARVAMHPGSVQGFGRLGRDEVPTFLLPSNPVGALVVFEVMVRPLIRIALGRRHPMRRIIRARTITPISSMAGRKGYLRAQLMRDETTGDYLVQPLGGGAGSSSHLLATLAEANSLIVIDPDDTEIRTGDEVRVAFLAQRG